Proteins from one Candidatus Sulfotelmatobacter sp. genomic window:
- a CDS encoding TM0106 family RecB-like putative nuclease: MSELGNVAVPTPPSGDEAATPLALVPATLAAWPARNTPVLLADQRLLYAATDLNDFLACEHRVALNRRARAAGAAPPADDPTLEIIARKGEQHEHAVLRRLENAGVEVARIAEGDGSGDALRLAAEGTRAAMRAGAPVIYQATLTDGRWLGRADFLYRTDVPSDLGSWSYDVGDAKLAVREKAAFVVQLCVYADLVASIQGTLPRTIRALFGDGHDTAYPTARFVAYVRAARARFEAAVAGLDPDVVPDRLTACATCAWSAVCDGARRAEDHLSLVARIRRAQVERLREAAIPTLTALASAGVAERPARMAAATFLKLQRQATLQRAQRVTGRPSYELLTPTEGGGFALLPPPTDADVYFDMEGDPLYEPGVGLEYLFGAYVDGPDGGYRHFWGHTRDDERRAFEAFVDWLTAYRLAHPGAHVYHYASYEKSALRNLAMRHGTREDEVDELLRAQALVDLFAVVGGALAQSGESYSIKTLEPLYGFVRRADVRKGDDSIVAFERYLTERDDATRDDIIAYNREDCVSTHALHRWLLRLRQEAEARFGVPIAYRAVVDPRQPTDEERRAAAERTALQAALEANAPADDPRRTLAHLLGYHRREAKPVQWAVYERSERDDAFDFVADDTEALGGLELCAKVPPRRDPDKPKAKNLIYTYRFPPQQHKLGRKPVDVRTRKSPGEIVRIDDEDGLLELKRAEQSPHPRALGPGWPLETDEQQGALRRFAAAVLDGSAARVYGAAYDLLRGAAPRLRGRLFAGDVQPAVRPGAQAIDPADVTALVRELDDSVLAVQGPPGSGKTYTGAHVIADLLAEGKRVGVTSTGHHAIHNLLHEVERVVAARDASFRGVKKSAADNPFVSRLVTPFIASSTDNGAFGEYDLVAGTAWLFSRAELERVDVLVIDEAGQVSLADALAMATAARSVVLLGDPMQLAHVSVATHPDRTGVSVLAHLLGEEATVPPDRGVFLDRSFRMAPPLCGFVSDLSYDGRLTPAPTCAAQRIDTPRWRGAGLRYVPVAHAGNSQASTEEADAVVALMDELVGSTFTDCAGRDRPLTAADVLVVSPYNQQVTLLRRTLTERFGDDVRVGTVDKFQGQEAPVVVYSLAASSAEDAPRGADFLLEENRFNVAVSRGRALAVLVCSPRILATPCTSVEQLRAAAAFCTFVERAG; the protein is encoded by the coding sequence GTGAGCGAACTCGGCAACGTCGCCGTCCCGACACCACCGTCGGGCGACGAGGCGGCCACCCCGCTGGCACTCGTCCCTGCTACGCTCGCCGCGTGGCCCGCCCGGAACACGCCCGTGCTGCTGGCTGATCAGCGGCTCCTCTACGCGGCGACCGACCTCAACGACTTTCTCGCCTGCGAGCATCGCGTGGCCTTGAACCGTCGCGCCCGCGCCGCCGGCGCCGCCCCGCCGGCCGACGACCCGACGCTCGAGATCATCGCGCGCAAAGGGGAGCAGCACGAGCATGCGGTGCTGCGGCGGCTCGAGAACGCCGGGGTCGAGGTCGCGCGCATCGCCGAGGGAGACGGCAGCGGTGACGCGTTGCGGCTGGCGGCCGAAGGGACGCGCGCCGCGATGCGCGCGGGCGCGCCGGTCATTTATCAGGCGACGCTGACCGACGGCCGCTGGCTCGGACGCGCGGATTTCCTGTACCGCACGGACGTTCCGAGCGACCTGGGTTCGTGGTCGTACGACGTCGGCGACGCCAAGCTCGCCGTCCGCGAGAAGGCGGCCTTCGTCGTGCAGCTGTGCGTGTACGCCGACTTGGTGGCGAGCATCCAAGGCACGCTGCCGCGCACGATTCGCGCCTTGTTCGGCGACGGACACGACACGGCGTATCCGACGGCCCGCTTCGTCGCCTACGTGCGCGCGGCCCGGGCGCGCTTCGAAGCGGCGGTCGCGGGTCTCGATCCCGACGTGGTTCCCGATCGTCTCACGGCGTGCGCCACGTGCGCGTGGTCGGCCGTGTGCGATGGCGCACGACGCGCCGAGGACCACCTCTCGCTGGTCGCGCGCATCCGCCGCGCGCAGGTCGAGCGACTGCGCGAGGCCGCGATCCCCACGCTGACGGCGCTGGCGAGCGCGGGCGTCGCGGAGCGCCCGGCGCGGATGGCCGCCGCGACGTTCCTCAAGCTCCAGCGCCAGGCGACGCTGCAGCGCGCGCAGCGGGTCACGGGCCGGCCTTCGTACGAGCTGCTGACACCAACGGAGGGCGGCGGCTTCGCCCTCTTGCCGCCGCCGACCGACGCAGACGTGTACTTCGACATGGAGGGCGACCCGCTCTACGAGCCGGGCGTCGGCCTGGAGTACTTGTTCGGCGCGTACGTCGACGGTCCCGACGGCGGCTACCGCCACTTCTGGGGACATACGCGCGACGACGAGCGGCGGGCGTTCGAGGCGTTCGTCGACTGGCTGACCGCGTATCGCCTCGCTCATCCGGGTGCCCACGTCTACCATTACGCGTCGTACGAGAAGTCGGCGCTGCGCAACCTCGCGATGCGGCACGGTACGCGCGAAGACGAGGTCGACGAGCTGCTCCGCGCGCAAGCGCTGGTCGATCTGTTCGCCGTCGTCGGCGGCGCACTCGCGCAGTCGGGCGAGAGCTACTCGATCAAGACGCTCGAGCCGCTCTACGGGTTCGTGCGCCGTGCCGACGTCCGCAAGGGGGACGACTCGATCGTCGCCTTCGAGCGGTATCTGACCGAGCGCGACGACGCCACGCGCGACGACATCATCGCCTACAATCGTGAAGACTGCGTCTCGACGCACGCGCTTCACCGCTGGCTGCTGCGTCTGCGCCAGGAAGCCGAGGCGCGATTCGGCGTCCCGATCGCCTACCGAGCCGTCGTCGACCCGAGGCAGCCGACCGACGAGGAGCGCCGTGCCGCGGCGGAGCGGACCGCGCTGCAGGCGGCGCTCGAAGCGAACGCACCGGCCGACGATCCGCGCCGCACGCTGGCCCATCTGCTCGGCTACCATCGCCGCGAGGCCAAGCCGGTCCAGTGGGCCGTCTACGAGCGCTCGGAGCGCGACGACGCGTTCGACTTCGTGGCCGACGACACGGAGGCGCTCGGCGGCCTCGAGCTCTGCGCGAAGGTTCCGCCCCGGCGCGATCCCGACAAGCCGAAGGCGAAGAACCTCATCTACACCTACCGCTTTCCGCCGCAGCAGCACAAGCTCGGCCGCAAGCCGGTCGACGTGCGCACGCGCAAGTCGCCCGGCGAGATCGTGCGCATCGACGACGAAGACGGGCTGCTGGAGCTCAAGCGCGCCGAGCAGTCGCCCCACCCGCGCGCGCTCGGACCAGGATGGCCGCTCGAGACCGACGAGCAGCAGGGGGCGCTGCGCCGCTTCGCCGCGGCCGTACTCGACGGGAGTGCCGCGCGCGTCTACGGTGCCGCGTACGATCTGCTGCGTGGCGCGGCGCCGCGCTTGCGCGGGCGGCTTTTCGCCGGCGACGTCCAGCCCGCGGTGCGGCCCGGCGCGCAGGCCATCGACCCGGCCGACGTGACCGCGCTGGTGCGCGAGCTCGACGACTCGGTTCTGGCGGTCCAAGGGCCGCCCGGCAGCGGCAAGACCTATACCGGCGCGCACGTCATCGCCGATCTCCTCGCCGAGGGGAAGCGCGTCGGCGTCACCTCGACCGGACATCACGCGATCCACAACCTCTTGCACGAGGTCGAACGCGTCGTCGCCGCTCGCGACGCCTCGTTCCGCGGCGTGAAGAAGAGCGCCGCCGACAATCCGTTCGTCTCGCGGCTGGTCACGCCGTTCATCGCCTCCAGCACCGACAACGGCGCGTTCGGCGAGTACGACCTGGTTGCGGGAACGGCGTGGCTCTTCTCGCGCGCGGAGCTGGAGCGCGTCGACGTGCTGGTGATCGACGAGGCGGGGCAGGTGTCGCTCGCCGACGCGCTGGCGATGGCGACCGCCGCGCGATCGGTGGTGCTGCTCGGCGATCCGATGCAGCTGGCGCACGTCTCGGTCGCGACCCACCCGGATCGGACCGGAGTCTCGGTGCTCGCGCATCTGCTCGGTGAGGAGGCGACGGTCCCGCCCGATCGCGGGGTGTTCCTCGATCGCAGCTTCCGCATGGCGCCGCCGTTGTGCGGGTTCGTGTCCGACCTCTCGTACGACGGCCGGCTGACGCCGGCTCCAACCTGTGCGGCGCAGCGGATCGACACGCCGCGTTGGCGCGGCGCCGGTCTGCGCTACGTGCCCGTCGCGCACGCCGGGAACAGTCAGGCGTCGACCGAAGAGGCCGACGCGGTCGTCGCGCTGATGGACGAACTGGTGGGAAGCACCTTCACCGATTGCGCCGGACGAGACCGTCCGTTGACGGCCGCCGACGTCCTGGTGGTCTCGCCGTACAACCAGCAGGTCACCCTGCTGCGGCGCACGCTGACCGAGCGGTTCGGCGACGACGTTCGGGTCGGGACCGTCGACAAGTTCCAGGGTCAGGAAGCGCCGGTGGTCGTCTACTCGCTGGCCGCATCGAGTGCCGAGGACGCGCCGCGCGGCGCCGACTTCTTGCTCGAAGAGAATCGTTTCAACGTCGCGGTCTCGCGCGGCCGCGCGCTGGCCGTGCTGGTCTGCTCGCCGCGCATTCTGGCGACGCCGTGCACGTCGGTCGAGCAGCTGCGCGCGGCGGCGGCGTTCTGCACCTTCGTCGAGCGCGCGGGGTGA
- a CDS encoding toxic anion resistance protein, translating to MSDDALQPPMLTAPEPVAAVAPADAIGKVPVPTDERATLDAQAQEIAREVARLDPRSAAYRAQLQSLESLANADIARSANVSNRLIDRPTRAMATLAEGSPVAKTLLDLRGTVEKLDPSARGDLFGAKKLLGVIPFGNKLRDYFRGYESSQTHLNAIIESLRHGKDELLRDNASIETEKATMWSLMGELEKAGYLARAIGDAVDQEVAALQASDPERARALQEEILFTARQKQQDIATQLAVNVQGYMALDLIKRNNAELVKGVDRATTTTVAALRTAVITAQAVANQKLVLDQISALQSTTSNLIVSTSQMLKTNAGRIQEGATNATIDVEKLKEAFANVRATIDSMSDYRIRALSSMEKTVDALGDEVGKAKEYLATRRELTELPAAESGPGALPS from the coding sequence TTGTCCGACGACGCGTTGCAGCCCCCGATGCTCACGGCGCCCGAGCCCGTCGCGGCGGTCGCGCCGGCCGACGCCATCGGCAAGGTGCCGGTGCCGACCGACGAGCGCGCCACGCTCGACGCGCAGGCGCAGGAGATCGCGCGCGAGGTCGCGCGGCTCGATCCGCGCAGCGCCGCGTATCGCGCGCAGCTGCAATCGCTCGAGTCGCTGGCGAACGCCGACATCGCGCGCTCCGCCAACGTCTCGAACCGGCTGATCGATCGGCCGACCCGCGCGATGGCGACGCTGGCGGAAGGCTCGCCGGTCGCCAAGACGCTGCTCGACTTGCGCGGCACCGTCGAGAAGCTCGACCCCTCGGCCCGCGGCGACCTGTTCGGCGCCAAGAAGCTGCTCGGCGTCATCCCGTTCGGCAACAAGCTGCGCGACTATTTCCGCGGCTACGAGTCCTCGCAGACGCACCTCAACGCGATCATCGAGAGCCTGCGCCACGGCAAGGACGAGCTGCTGCGCGACAACGCCTCGATCGAGACCGAGAAGGCGACGATGTGGTCGCTGATGGGCGAGCTGGAGAAGGCGGGCTACCTGGCGCGCGCGATCGGCGACGCGGTCGACCAGGAAGTCGCGGCGCTGCAGGCGAGCGATCCCGAACGCGCCCGCGCGCTGCAAGAAGAGATCCTGTTCACCGCGCGCCAGAAGCAGCAGGACATCGCGACGCAGCTGGCCGTCAACGTCCAGGGCTACATGGCGCTCGACCTGATCAAGCGCAACAACGCCGAGCTGGTCAAAGGCGTCGACCGCGCGACGACGACGACCGTCGCGGCGCTGCGCACCGCGGTCATCACCGCCCAAGCCGTCGCCAACCAGAAGCTCGTGCTCGACCAGATCAGCGCCCTCCAGTCGACGACCTCGAACCTGATCGTCTCGACCTCGCAGATGCTCAAGACCAATGCCGGGCGCATTCAAGAGGGCGCGACCAACGCGACCATCGACGTCGAGAAGCTCAAAGAGGCGTTCGCCAACGTGCGGGCGACGATCGACTCGATGAGCGACTACCGCATTCGCGCGCTCTCCTCGATGGAAAAGACGGTCGACGCCTTGGGCGACGAGGTCGGCAAGGCCAAGGAGTACCTGGCGACGCGGCGCGAGCTGACCGAGCTGCCTGCCGCGGAGAGCGGGCCGGGAGCGTTGCCGTCCTAG
- a CDS encoding heavy metal-binding domain-containing protein has translation MGFFGRNQQQQSTVRTTQGGVPLDAISRLRRMRGEGGQPLFTSDLSVSEFVLLEQMGWSALGLVLGSSIYHVGIQYANFYQNQELEYLTAALYEARELAMTRMEEEADVLGADGVVGVRLEVGGYAWAENALEFTAIGTAVKGPASEKPWRTRDNKPFTSDFSVQDFYKLVTSTGYVPRELVLGNCVYHIAHQGFAQAMRTLGNNIELQNYTEAIYDARELAMGRMQGEAESHGADGIIGMQIVEKTHIWSPHVIEFMAIGTSVEKRGEPKTVPLTFQVGLND, from the coding sequence ATGGGTTTCTTCGGACGCAACCAGCAGCAGCAGTCGACCGTGCGCACCACGCAGGGCGGCGTCCCGCTCGACGCGATCTCGCGCCTGCGGCGCATGCGCGGCGAGGGCGGTCAGCCGCTGTTCACCAGCGACCTGTCCGTCTCGGAGTTCGTGCTGCTCGAGCAGATGGGGTGGAGCGCGCTGGGTCTGGTGCTGGGCAGCTCGATCTATCACGTCGGCATCCAGTACGCGAACTTCTACCAGAACCAGGAGCTCGAGTACCTGACCGCCGCGCTGTACGAGGCGCGCGAGTTGGCGATGACGCGCATGGAAGAAGAGGCGGACGTGCTCGGCGCCGACGGCGTCGTCGGCGTGCGGCTCGAGGTCGGCGGCTATGCCTGGGCCGAGAACGCGCTCGAGTTCACCGCCATCGGCACCGCCGTCAAAGGACCGGCGTCCGAGAAGCCGTGGCGCACGCGCGACAACAAGCCCTTCACCTCGGACTTCAGCGTGCAGGACTTCTACAAGCTGGTCACCTCGACGGGCTATGTCCCGCGCGAGCTGGTGCTGGGCAACTGCGTCTACCACATCGCGCACCAGGGCTTCGCCCAAGCGATGCGCACGCTGGGCAACAACATCGAGCTGCAGAACTACACCGAGGCGATCTACGACGCGCGCGAGCTGGCGATGGGGCGGATGCAGGGCGAGGCGGAGTCGCACGGTGCCGACGGCATCATCGGCATGCAAATCGTCGAGAAGACGCACATCTGGAGCCCGCACGTCATCGAGTTCATGGCCATCGGCACCTCGGTCGAGAAGCGCGGCGAGCCCAAGACCGTCCCGCTGACCTTCCAAGTCGGGTTGAACGACTAG